The Mesorhizobium loti DNA segment GGCCGCCAATGTCTCCCGGCAGAGTTCATTGGCCGCGAGCTTTGCCACCATTGAAGAGAACGTCGCCAATGGCGCGCGCCTGCACGGCGCTATCGTCAAGGCGGGGATTTTCGACCACGCGACAATGTCGCTGGTCTCGCTTGGCGAAGAGGCCAATGCGCTTCCCGTGGTGCTGGATCGCGCCGCCAAGATGCTGCAGCTGACGCTGACGCGGCGCATCGACACCGTGCTGAAGCTGTTGACGCCGGCACTCACCATTTCGCTCGGCTTTCTCGTCGGTAGCCTGGTCATTTCGGTGATGACGACGATCCTCAGCATCAACGATCTGGCGCTGCAATGACCGCCGCCCCTGGAGCCAACACAGAGGCGGACGCAACGGCCGGATTCACCCTGGTCGAGATGCTGGTGGTGCTGGCGATCATGGCGCTTGTCGCGGCCATCGCCGCACCGGGGCTGGTCAGCCACTATCGCACCAAGAGCCTGGAGACGGTGGCCGGCGAGATCACCATGCGGTTGCGCCTGTCGCGCACATCGGCCATCGCCACCGCCCGGCCGAGGCAGATCGTTGTCGATCTCGGCAGCCGTCTCATCCACTTCGGCGAACGCGACAGTCTTGCCTTGCCGGACGATGTCAAAGTGACCCTGATCACCGGCCAGGAGACTGTCGTCGCCGATCGGCAGACAGTGCTGACCTTCCTTCCCGACGGCAGCG contains these protein-coding regions:
- a CDS encoding general secretion protein H, producing MTAAPGANTEADATAGFTLVEMLVVLAIMALVAAIAAPGLVSHYRTKSLETVAGEITMRLRLSRTSAIATARPRQIVVDLGSRLIHFGERDSLALPDDVKVTLITGQETVVADRQTVLTFLPDGSASGMDIALEQKGRTARIAVNWLTGLSTWRTLP